In Virgibacillus proomii, a single window of DNA contains:
- a CDS encoding dicarboxylate/amino acid:cation symporter has translation MSLTKKILIALILGVVAGVGLTFVPNNVFSAIDTYALNPVGEIFLSLIMMIVVPIVFVSIVLGTVGLGDPSKLGKIGIKTVAFYLITTAIALVIGLGIGVVLEPGKAGTFDTSNVSYKEEAAPPIMDTLVQIIPKNPIEAMSTGNMLQIIAFAIFIGVALAALGNKTRGIRNLFEQANDILIFLVNGIMKTAPYGAFALIASAVGEAGLDALGQMVMYMVAVILSLILHGVITYGIAIKVLGKASPVNFYKQFFPAMSVAFSTSSSNAALPVAMKMAQERLGVKKSISSFVQPLGATINMDGTAIMQAVATVFIAQVYAEPLGLSQMLMVVLTATLASIGTAGVPGVGLIMLAMVLKQVGLPVDGIALIIGVDRLLDMLRTSLNITGDAVCAYIISEGEKQKSDDQVEQTA, from the coding sequence ATGAGTCTTACTAAGAAAATTTTGATTGCCTTAATATTGGGTGTAGTTGCAGGTGTTGGTTTAACCTTTGTGCCTAATAATGTATTTTCTGCAATTGATACGTATGCATTGAACCCAGTTGGAGAAATATTTTTAAGCTTGATTATGATGATCGTAGTACCAATCGTGTTTGTTTCCATCGTACTGGGAACCGTTGGGTTAGGAGATCCATCTAAATTAGGAAAAATAGGAATTAAAACAGTTGCATTTTATTTAATTACAACTGCTATCGCTCTTGTTATTGGTCTTGGAATAGGGGTTGTGTTAGAGCCCGGTAAAGCAGGAACATTTGATACAAGCAATGTATCCTATAAAGAAGAAGCGGCTCCACCAATTATGGATACATTAGTTCAAATTATCCCGAAGAACCCAATTGAAGCGATGTCCACAGGAAACATGTTACAAATAATTGCTTTTGCTATATTTATTGGTGTGGCATTAGCAGCGCTTGGCAATAAAACAAGAGGAATTCGCAATTTATTTGAGCAGGCAAATGATATATTAATATTTCTAGTTAATGGGATCATGAAAACGGCGCCTTATGGTGCGTTTGCCCTCATTGCCTCAGCGGTTGGTGAAGCAGGGTTAGACGCATTAGGTCAGATGGTTATGTATATGGTAGCGGTCATTTTATCACTTATACTACATGGCGTAATCACGTATGGAATTGCTATTAAAGTATTAGGAAAAGCAAGTCCAGTAAATTTCTATAAACAGTTTTTCCCCGCCATGTCGGTAGCTTTTAGTACTTCCAGTTCAAATGCTGCATTACCGGTTGCAATGAAAATGGCTCAAGAAAGACTTGGTGTTAAAAAGTCTATTAGCAGCTTTGTACAGCCGCTCGGAGCGACGATAAATATGGATGGTACAGCAATTATGCAAGCTGTTGCAACCGTCTTTATTGCTCAAGTTTATGCCGAGCCGTTAGGGTTAAGTCAAATGCTTATGGTAGTTTTAACAGCTACACTTGCAAGTATTGGAACAGCTGGAGTGCCCGGTGTGGGATTAATTATGTTGGCAATGGTTCTGAAGCAAGTAGGCTTACCAGTTGATGGAATTGCCTTAATAATTGGTGTCGATAGATTACTAGATATGCTACGTACTTCTTTAAATATTACTGGGGATGCCGTTTGCGCATATATTATTTCAGAAGGTGAAAAACAAAAAAGTGATGATCAAGTTGAGCAAACAGCTTAA
- a CDS encoding MGDG synthase family glycosyltransferase, with protein MYAFFTNPFRTSSSCQHYKKSLNQSSNDYNSEKVEILSHYSKVEMFTSSIYLKCIHKLPGVYSKIYKAVVKGKRSKKRYYIYEVLFLKKIRDLIKQIKPDVIIYTHALPFYLLNHLKKENLWSGSVINVYIRGICVIILFFLAG; from the coding sequence ATTTATGCCTTTTTTACAAATCCCTTCAGGACATCATCAAGTTGCCAACACTATAAAAAATCATTAAATCAATCATCAAATGACTACAATTCTGAAAAAGTTGAAATTTTATCACATTATAGCAAGGTAGAAATGTTCACTTCCTCCATCTATTTAAAATGTATTCATAAACTTCCAGGAGTCTATAGCAAAATTTATAAAGCTGTAGTAAAAGGAAAGCGAAGCAAAAAACGTTATTATATTTATGAAGTCTTATTTTTGAAAAAAATTAGAGATTTAATTAAACAAATCAAACCAGATGTAATTATTTATACGCATGCTCTACCATTTTACCTTCTAAACCATTTGAAAAAAGAGAATTTATGGAGTGGATCAGTTATTAATGTTTACATAAGAGGTATATGTGTGATCATTCTTTTCTTCCTAGCCGGATAA
- a CDS encoding endonuclease/exonuclease/phosphatase family protein, giving the protein MILKVMTYNIHHGVGTDKQLDLSRIAEVIEKSDADIIGLNEVDKHFSKRSNYEDQIGFLANELHMNKAFSPSVSLKTNASSSSKRQYGNALLSRYPIIYQEVFHFNFISGLVEGRSLLDTSIQINNKPIKVYVTHLSVNPYLYHLQTSYMKQVIHKKSQPVVMMGDWNMRPGSRGWRKIHHTYKDVWYETNYRHGYTFPSHRPRWRLDYIFVNRKMEIIEAEVVKHLPQASDHLPLRAQLRI; this is encoded by the coding sequence TTGATACTTAAGGTTATGACGTATAACATTCACCATGGTGTGGGTACGGATAAACAACTGGATTTGTCAAGAATTGCTGAAGTAATCGAAAAAAGTGATGCGGATATTATTGGCCTTAATGAAGTTGATAAACATTTTTCGAAGCGAAGCAACTATGAGGATCAAATTGGCTTTCTTGCCAATGAATTACATATGAACAAGGCTTTTTCTCCATCTGTCTCTTTAAAAACAAACGCGTCATCCTCCTCGAAAAGACAGTATGGAAATGCACTTTTATCCAGATATCCAATCATTTATCAAGAAGTTTTTCATTTTAATTTTATTTCAGGCCTTGTTGAAGGAAGATCACTTTTGGATACATCAATTCAAATAAATAATAAGCCAATAAAGGTTTATGTTACCCATTTGAGTGTTAATCCCTATCTTTATCATCTACAAACCAGTTACATGAAGCAAGTTATTCATAAAAAGTCTCAGCCGGTAGTCATGATGGGAGATTGGAATATGAGACCTGGATCAAGAGGGTGGAGGAAAATTCATCATACATACAAGGACGTATGGTATGAAACGAATTACAGACATGGATACACATTTCCTTCTCACCGTCCGAGATGGAGATTGGACTATATTTTTGTTAACCGAAAAATGGAGATTATCGAAGCAGAAGTCGTGAAACATCTACCACAAGCTTCTGATCACTTACCATTAAGAGCCCAGCTTCGTATTTAA
- a CDS encoding alkaline phosphatase family protein, which yields MTSKESQQKRVILLMIDTLIDDSIQASIERDKVPALKFFIEHGYYYPNVVCPFPTMSVNVDSTLLTGVYCDKHKVPGLVWFNKKENRIVNYGSSSKEMFKLGIRQIVLDTFYNLNHEHLNREKLTIHESLKEKGYQTASINTLLYRGSTKHKLKIPFVLSYLTVMAKELTTNVPDIFSYGLLAKRTSLAKNLFALKKYGFNDKFSVNELNHLISNDNLPPFTLVYLPDFDQRVHKNGRTDIKGLQKVDKQLQRILNKFDSWEEALENNIWIILGDNGQATMKKNRKKALIHLHELLADYQIVKLKRGVTSEDDIVLGVNERMTYIYSLQPEKVPLADIVSRLKQDKRIDVIAFQNGEKITVLSGLCDGELHFHPDGDLTDDYGQSWFIEGNYELLNIEIRNKKLIYKDYPDPLARLYASLHSHDGDYIVASAKPGYEFKGEGSPTHVGGASHGGLHKQDSLVSIIICGTNSTPKYLRTVDLKEWIESLV from the coding sequence ATGACTTCAAAAGAATCACAACAAAAAAGAGTTATTCTCCTTATGATTGATACCTTGATAGATGATTCCATTCAAGCATCTATAGAAAGAGATAAGGTTCCTGCTTTAAAATTTTTTATAGAACATGGGTATTATTACCCGAATGTTGTTTGTCCTTTTCCTACGATGTCTGTGAACGTTGACAGTACACTGTTAACAGGCGTATATTGTGATAAACATAAAGTTCCAGGATTAGTTTGGTTTAATAAAAAAGAAAACAGAATTGTGAATTATGGCAGCAGCAGTAAAGAAATGTTTAAACTTGGAATCAGGCAAATCGTTTTAGATACGTTTTATAATTTAAATCACGAACATTTAAACAGAGAAAAACTCACTATTCATGAGTCATTAAAAGAGAAGGGATATCAAACGGCATCTATAAATACACTATTATACAGAGGAAGTACGAAACACAAATTGAAAATTCCATTCGTTTTATCTTACTTAACAGTTATGGCTAAAGAATTAACTACAAATGTACCTGATATTTTTTCATATGGATTACTTGCTAAACGAACTTCCTTAGCTAAGAATTTGTTTGCTCTAAAAAAGTACGGGTTTAACGACAAGTTTTCCGTGAATGAATTGAATCACCTTATTAGTAATGATAATCTACCGCCTTTTACCCTTGTTTATCTTCCCGATTTTGATCAACGTGTACATAAAAATGGAAGAACAGATATAAAAGGACTTCAGAAAGTCGACAAACAATTACAGCGAATTTTAAATAAGTTTGATTCGTGGGAGGAGGCACTTGAAAATAATATTTGGATTATCCTTGGTGATAATGGCCAAGCAACGATGAAGAAAAATCGGAAAAAAGCTTTAATTCATTTACATGAGCTATTAGCAGATTATCAAATTGTGAAGTTGAAAAGAGGTGTCACCTCTGAAGATGATATTGTACTTGGGGTTAATGAAAGAATGACTTATATATATTCTCTTCAACCAGAAAAGGTTCCTTTAGCAGACATTGTAAGCCGATTGAAGCAAGATAAACGAATAGACGTCATTGCCTTTCAAAACGGGGAAAAAATAACTGTTTTGTCAGGATTATGTGATGGAGAACTTCATTTTCATCCGGATGGAGATCTTACGGATGATTATGGACAATCCTGGTTTATTGAGGGAAATTATGAGTTATTAAATATAGAAATTCGCAATAAAAAACTCATCTATAAGGATTATCCAGATCCGTTAGCAAGATTGTATGCTTCCCTTCATTCACATGATGGGGATTATATCGTGGCTAGCGCAAAACCTGGCTATGAATTTAAAGGGGAGGGTTCTCCGACTCACGTTGGCGGTGCTAGTCACGGAGGATTGCATAAACAGGATTCACTCGTTTCCATCATTATCTGCGGAACAAATTCCACCCCTAAATATTTGCGAACGGTAGATTTGAAAGAATGGATTGAGTCATTAGTTTAG
- a CDS encoding YkoP family protein has product MSINIRKTGLFVWNIIDPIYFHFTRLDYVENKFGNRTIMRVRLTKYKGRKVTLSDGTEINKNDLLLKIHLHNIKILGQIQDYDSEVRRALAIYKTVQESLPEIAHYIQIKGYTNEIKGLIGITMLHKGCKKLGFEIYSIHNRYYKLFKQVTLLPIHLLSSNKIKKKIPSPIYLFMSKDRLFEKYKRV; this is encoded by the coding sequence ATGAGCATTAACATTAGAAAAACCGGACTTTTTGTTTGGAATATCATTGATCCAATTTATTTCCATTTTACGCGTTTAGATTATGTTGAAAACAAATTTGGCAATCGGACAATTATGCGTGTCCGTTTAACAAAGTACAAAGGAAGAAAAGTAACGTTATCGGATGGTACAGAAATTAATAAAAATGATTTGCTTCTAAAAATTCATTTGCATAATATTAAAATATTAGGGCAAATCCAAGATTACGATAGTGAAGTTAGAAGAGCTTTAGCGATTTATAAGACTGTACAGGAATCACTCCCAGAAATCGCCCATTATATTCAAATAAAAGGGTATACGAATGAGATCAAGGGATTAATTGGTATTACAATGCTGCATAAAGGGTGTAAGAAATTAGGGTTTGAAATTTATTCTATTCATAACCGATACTACAAACTGTTTAAACAAGTAACTCTTTTACCTATTCATTTATTATCAAGCAATAAAATAAAGAAAAAAATACCATCCCCTATTTATTTATTCATGTCAAAGGATAGGCTATTTGAGAAATATAAGAGGGTTTAA
- a CDS encoding diacylglycerol/lipid kinase family protein produces the protein MKLYYFIVNKLSGSGRALKIWYRIKNLLQENQIDFDVFITERPHHATELVKEIIQKKDVKAIIAVGGDGTVHEIINGLVGSKIPLGIIPAGSGNDFCRGMGIPLQYERALERVLKGEQKIIDVGNINNKFFATIVGIGFDGQVAQQTNQSQNKKILNLAGMGSISYIVNVLKVLFYYKPTNIDLEIDQKLAKHQNVWLIAIANSPFYAGGMMICPNAKNDDQLFDICIVKEISRWQLLRIFPSVFKGKHVTHPSVTILKAKQLKIMSNPPMTAHGDGEIIGETPFKIMISPSTLFVL, from the coding sequence ATGAAATTGTATTACTTTATTGTGAATAAACTTTCAGGAAGTGGCAGGGCCTTAAAAATTTGGTATCGAATCAAAAATTTACTTCAAGAAAACCAAATTGATTTTGATGTATTTATTACGGAACGTCCACATCATGCAACAGAATTAGTAAAGGAAATCATACAAAAAAAAGATGTAAAAGCGATTATTGCAGTTGGCGGGGATGGCACGGTACATGAAATCATTAATGGACTAGTAGGTTCTAAGATCCCACTGGGAATTATTCCTGCAGGTTCAGGAAATGATTTTTGCCGAGGAATGGGTATCCCACTCCAATATGAAAGAGCATTGGAAAGAGTCCTAAAAGGGGAACAAAAAATCATCGATGTTGGTAATATTAACAATAAGTTCTTTGCTACAATTGTAGGTATTGGTTTTGATGGACAAGTAGCCCAGCAGACCAATCAATCTCAAAACAAAAAAATCCTGAATTTAGCGGGAATGGGCAGTATCTCCTATATCGTTAATGTACTGAAGGTTTTATTTTACTATAAGCCGACAAATATCGACTTGGAGATTGATCAAAAGCTTGCTAAACATCAAAATGTATGGTTAATCGCCATTGCAAATTCACCATTTTACGCAGGAGGAATGATGATTTGCCCTAACGCAAAAAATGACGATCAGCTTTTTGATATTTGTATTGTGAAAGAAATATCAAGATGGCAGCTTTTACGGATATTTCCTTCTGTTTTCAAAGGAAAACACGTAACTCATCCATCTGTTACCATACTAAAAGCAAAACAGTTAAAAATAATGTCTAATCCACCGATGACAGCACATGGAGATGGAGAAATCATAGGGGAAACTCCTTTTAAAATTATGATATCTCCATCTACTCTATTTGTTTTATAG